The DNA segment ACGTCAGCGCCGATTTGTTCTGCAACCCAGCCGGACAAGGCTTCAATACGGTTGGTTTTGTCACGAAGCGTTCCCAACTGTTGCTGGAACAGAACGGTTTCTAGACGAGGCAGGTTATCTTCCAGACGCTGTTTGCGGTCGGTCTTGAAGAAGAATTCCGCATCGGCTAAGCGTGGACGAACCACTTTCTCGTTACCCGAGATAATCTGCTGTGGGTCTTTAGATTCGATGTTGGTGACGAAAATAAAGTTTGGCAGCAGTTTGCCGGCAGCGTCATACACAGGGAAGTATTTCTGGTCACCTTTCATGGTGTAAACCAGCGCTTCAGCAGGTACGGCGAGGAATTTTTCTTCAAACTTGGCGGTCAACACCACTGGCCATTCAACCAGAGAAGTCACTTCTTCCAACAGGCTTTCGCTCATATCAGCGATGCCGCCGATTTTCTGCGCAGCCAGCTCGGCGTCACGTTTGATGATGGCTTTACGGGTGGCGTAATCAGCGATGACTTTGCCACGTTCCATCAAGATCTGCGGATATTGCTCGGCGTTATCGATGGTGAACTGCTGTTCGCCCATGAAACGATGGCCGCGGATCACGCGATCGGACTGCACGCCAAGAATGGTAGCAGGGATCACTTCGCTACCCAGCAGCAGCGTGACGGTATGAACCGGACGCACGAACTGAGTATCGTTGTCGCCCCAGCGCATCAGTTTTGGAATTGGCAGCTTGCCGAGTGCATTGGTCACCAGCGTTGGCAGCAGTTGCTGTGCGCTCTGACCTTTTTGGTGCGCGCGGAACAACAGCCATTCACCTTTGTCGGAAGTCAGACGTTCAGCCTGATCGACGGTGATGCCACAACCACGAGCCCAGCCTTCGGCAGCCTTGGTTGGTTTGCCTTCAGCATCGAATGCCTGAGCAATAGCTGGACCACGTTTTTCAATTTCGCGATCGGGCTGAGATTCATGCAACGCTGCGACTTTCAATGCTAAGCGGCGCGGTGCGGCGAACCAAGTCACTTCGCCATGGGCGAGGTCTGCGTTATCTAGTTCAGCGGTAAAATTAGCTGCAAAAGATTCTGCCAGAGAGCGTAGCGCTTTCGGTGGCAGCTCTTCGGTGCCGATTTCCACCAGAAAAGTTTGTTGGGTCATGGCTGCCTCAAATATTCTCTAATTTAGAATCGTCGCTTTTTTTACACATTGGGAAGCCCAGCGCCTCACGGGAGGCATAGTAGGCTTCAGCGACCGCTTTGGTCAGGGTACGAATACGCAGAATGTAGCGTTGGCGTTCGGTGACCGAGATCGCCTTGCGCGCGTCCAGCAAGTTAAAGCTGTGCGCGGCTTTCAGAATGCGTTCATACGCTGGCAGAGGCAGAGGTTTTTCCAACTCCAACAATATTTTGGCTTCTTTCTCATACTGCTCGAAGCAGGAGAACAGGAAATCGACGTCTGCGTATTCAAAGTTATACGTGGACTGTTCCACTTCGTTTTGATGGAACACGTCGCCGTAGGTTGTTTTACCCAGCGGGCCGTCGCTCCAGACCAGATCGTAAACGCTGTCTACGCCCTGAATATACATCGCCAAACGTTCCAGACCGTAGGTGATCTCACCGGTTACCGGCTTACATTCCAAGCCGCCAACCTGCTGGAAGTAAGTGAACTGAGTCACTTCCATGCCGTTAAGCCACACTTCCCAGCCTAAGCCCCATGCGCCCAGCGTTGGGTTTTCCCAGTTATCTTCGACGAAGCGAATGTCGTTCACCAGCGGATCTAAACCGAGCTCTTTCAATGAGCCCAGATACAGTTCCTGAATATTTTCTGGTGATGGCTTGATGACTACCTGAAACTGGTAGTAGTGCTGCAAGCGGTTAGGGTTTTCGCCATAGCGGCCATCGGTTGGACGGCGGGATGGTTGCACGTAGGCCGTTGCCATCGGCTCTGGGCCGAGTGCACGCAGGCAGGTCATTGGGTGTGAGGTGCCAGCGCCAACTTCCATGTCCAGTGGTTGAACAATGGTGCAGCCTTGGCGCGCCCAATAGTCCTGCAGAGTCAGGATCAGCCCCTGAAAGGTCTTGGTATCAAACTTTTGCATATTGGATGAGTTCGCGCGATACAAGTGGATTTATATAGAATGTTGCAGTATACCGCCTGAACGTAAGATATACAGCCCGAATCCCGACTCAATGGGGGGGATTTTGCGTGTATTTTGCCATAAAACATGGCAAAGGCTGGGAACATTCTCCGTGAAGGTCGAGTTAAAAGTTGGCGCTCACGCCAATATTGTACATAAATTGCTCGCTGTTGTTGAGGCGATTGGTCTGCGATAGCTCGGCAAATGCGGCTATATAATCGGTTAGCGGGATATTGGCACCCACGGTGACATCAACCCAGTGCGCTTCTTGATTGGGGATCTCACGGCTAAATAAGTTTTGCGGCGCGCTAAATTCTCCCACCTGTTTATAAGACTCGTTGCTTGATAAACGCTGATAGCTGATTTCAGCATAGGGCGTGAACAATTCTAGATTTGAATCTAACCGCCAGCCCAAAGAGCCCACTTGCTGTTGGGTGGTTGGGTTTAACGCCGCAGAGGCCAATGAGTTGCTGCCCACCCAATGCGTTGAAAACCCCGGTTCTATGGACGTTGAAGCGCGATCGAGCGGAACGATATCGCTTGAGCTATTGTTATTCACAAAAACATCTTTTAAATCATACGACAAAGCAGGTAGTGAGAGCAGGGTGCAGCTCACTAAAAAAACCGATGCCAGAGGTCTAATCATTGATGCCACTCCATTAAAAGGGAGGCGTTATTCGTTATTATTTTGTGATGCTGCACTCTTAACTATTTGACGAGGTTGCGACTGCGTCAAGGTGGGTTGAAATAAATAGTCAACGCTTCGCGAAACGTTATAGTTGTCTCTCACGTTGTTGGCATTGTTGCTCGGTAAACAGCACAAAAAACCCGATGATTCACAAAGGGTTTCTCACAAGGAATAGGATTATGAGCCAGACATTTGAAGATAAAAAAATTCGCTGTGGTTGGGTCTCATCCGATCCCCTGTATATCAGCTATCACGATAATGAATGGGGTCAGCCCGTCTACGACGATGCTCATCTATTCGAACTGTTGTGTCTTGAGGGGCAACAGGCGGGACTTTCGTGGATAACCGTGCTGAAGAAGCGTGAAAACTATCGTAATGCTTTCCATCACTTCGATCCGCGCAAGGTGGCGGCGATGACGGATGAGGATATTGATGCACTGATGCAGGACGCTGGCCTTATCCGTCATCGCTTGAAATTAGACGCCATCGTAGTTAACGCCCGTGCCTATATGAAAATGCAGCAGGAGGGTGAGGATTTTTCTCAGTTTTTATGGTCGTTTACCGAAGGCAAGCCACAGCTAAACCGTCCTGAAACCCTCGCCAACGTGCCTGCAAAAACCGAGATTTCTGATGTGATGTCCAAGGCGCTGAAGAAGAAAGGCTTTAAGTTTATTGGCTCAACGATCTGTTATGCCTTTATGCAAGCCAGCGGCATGGTGAACGATCATGTCAAAACCTGCTTTTGTGGGAAGCACTAAGCCATGATCCGCCCTGCTGTGAAACAAGATATGCCGGCTATTATGGCGTTGTGGCTGGTTAGCACTACCGAGGCGCACCCGTTTATTTCTGCGCAGTATTGGCGTGAAAGCGAAGTCGTGGTGCGTGATACCTATTTACCGAATGCGCTGACGTGGGTGGCAGAAGATAAGGGTGAAATCATAGGGTTTATCAGCGTGCTTGAGCAGCAGTTTATTGGCGCTTTATTCGTGGATAAACGCTATCACGGCAAAGGTGTTGGGCAGTTGCTGATGATGCATGTGAAGATGATTTTTCCACAGCTGATGCTCGAGGTGTATCTGGAGAATCACCGCGCACTACGTTTTTATCAGCATGAGGGGTTTCAGACTCAAGATACCCAGTTCAATGAGGACACCCAGCACCAAACGGCCATTATGTTATGGGAGAAAACCCCAGGCGCTTGGCTTGAAGATTAAACAAATCCTGCTATTTGGCGCGTATTTGTCTAATTTATTGGAATTTTAGGAATTGTGACCATTATTTTTTAATGGGAATTTGCTGAAATGCCACCGCCGTAGATCCCGATTCACGGTTTTGGGCACGATTTTTTTTGGGTCAGTGGATTACTGGCCTGTTACAGCAAATATCTTGAGCGATTACGCTCTGTGCAAGATGAGGTTCCGTAATGAGTAAAAGCCGTTTCTGTATTGCTGGCGCTGTATGCGCTGCGCTGCTGCTGTCTGGTTGTACAACTAACCCGTATACCGGTGAATCCGAAGCGGGGAAATCGGGTGTGGGCGCAGGTTTAGGTGCGCTGGTTGGTGCTGGCGTGGGGGTTCTGTCCTCTTCTAAGCACGATCGCGGCAAAGGCGCTCTAATTGGTGCGGCAGCTGGCGCGGCGTTAGGCGGTGGTGCCGGTTATTATATGGACGTTCAAGAGTCAAAACTGCGTGACAAAATGCGTGGTACCGGCGTGAGCGTAACGCGTCAAGGCGACAACATTGTGCTGAATATGCCAAATAATGTCACCTTCGACTCTAGCAGCAGCACCTTGAAACCGGCTGGTGCTAATACCCTGACCGGCGTGGCGATGGTTTTAAAAGAGTATCCTAAGACCGCAGTTAACGTGGTGGGTTACACCGATAGTACCGGTAGCCAAGATCTGAATATGCGCCTTTCTCAGCAGCGTGCCGACAGCGTCGCAAGTTCTCTGATTGTTCAGGGCGTTGAAGCCAGCCGCGTTCGTACTCAGGGCATGGGCCCTGCGAACCCAATCGCGTCAAATAGCACGACAGAAGGCAAAGCTCAGAACCGTCGTGTTGAAATTACACTAAGCCCGATGTAATTCATCTCTTCTTTTAGCCTCCTGCTTTGCCTGAGGAGGCTATTTCCTCAACCTTATCTCATCAGTTCCCCTGTGGTTATGCTAAATTTGCCTATCCGTTGAATTTCAGAGGAACACGTCGTGAGCAGTCAGGGAATCCGCGCCACCATCAGTGATGTCGCTAAGGCCGCTAAAACCGGTAAAACGAGCGTTTCGCGCTATTTAAATGGCGAACAACACCTGCTGTCCGACGATCTCAAACAGCGCATCGAACAAGCCATACAACGCCTTAATTACCGCCCAAGTCAGATGGCTCGCAGCTTAAAAGGCGGGCAAACTCGCCTTATCGGCATGATTATCGCTGATATCACCAATCCCTATTCTGTAGATGTTTTGCGCGGCGTAGAAGAAGCCTGCCGTGTGCAAGGTTTTACGTTGCTGGTGTGTAACACCAACAACGAAATCAATCAGGAGCAGCACTACCTTGAGCTGCTAAGCAGCTATCGCGTTGAGGGATTAGTGGTTAATGCCGTGGGGATGCGTGAAGAGGCGTTATCCAAGCTACAACAGTCTTTGCTGCCAATGGTGCTGATTGATCGAAAAATACCCGACTTCTCCTGCGATATGGTGGGATTAGACAATCATCGCGCTGCCACAGAAGCGACTCGGCATTTAATTGAGCAGGGCTTTGAAGCGGTGATGTTTTTAAGTGAGCCGCTGGGGTTGGTCAATACTCGGCTTGAGCGTTTGCATGCTTTTCAAAGCACGATGGCGGAATGCCCAGAGCTGATCGCCTGCCATGCCGAAGTTGTGCTTAACAAAGGTGAACTTCTGGATCAGGCATTGAGCCAGTTTTGTCATCAGCATCGTGGTATGCGTAAAGCCGTAATGTCTGCCAACGGTGCACTAACCCTTCAGGTGGCTCGCTCCCTGCGTCGTTTAGGCCTTAATTGGGGCAGCGATATTGGTTTGCTTGGCTTTGATGAACTGGAGTGGGCGGAGCTGGCAGGGGCGGGGATTACCACGCTTAAGCAGCCGACCTATCAGATCGGCTACGCTGCGCTTGAGCTATTAGTGAACCGCATTCAAGGCGACGAACAGCCTACCGTTGAGCAAAAATATCCGGGCGAGCTTATCGTGCGGGGCTCCACGTTGCGTTAATTAGGCGGGAGTCCCTTTGCGTAACAAATAGCGATAGGGTGCTTGCTCGGTTTCTTGCGCGATCAGTTGATGATCCATAAAACGACAGAAACCCGGAATATCACGGGTGGTTGCTGGATCATCCGCGATAATCAGCAGTGTTTGTCCATCATCCATATGGCGCACGGTTTTACGCACCATCATCACAGGCTCAGGGCAGCGAAGTCCAAGTGCATCCAGCGTTTTATCGGGATTAGCGAATAGATCGGTCATGGTTTTTCTCTGAAGGCCGATTTGCGCAATCGTACTGGCGAAGGGCTACGGCTGAGTGAAGTTTAAAACGCCCCTAGTTTACCTGCTGGAAAATAGTCTGCAAGGGACGTGAACGTTTGCGTTAAAATTAACCATTGCATGTGGAAATTATCGCGGTATCATCCGTGCCGCATCTCAGATACACACATTTTTTATTGGGTTCCCTCACCCCAATCTCCAAAAAGGCCAAAATATGTTTGATTTTACTCCGCAACAGCGGATGAAAGCCCTTTGCTGGCTTTCTGTTTTTCACGTTCTGATTATTACGTCCAGTAACTACTTGGTGCAGTTACCGATCTCGATTTTCGGTTTTCACACCACGTGGGGCGCATTTACTTTCCCGTTTATTTTCTTGGCAACAGACCTCACCGTCCGTGTGTTTGGCGCGCCTTTGGCTCGTCGAATTATTCTGGCAGTTATGGCGCCTGCGCTGCTGATTTCATATTGTATTTCAGCGCTGTTCTTTCAGGGCGAGTGGCAGGGTTTTGCCGCGTTGGGCGAGTTTAATGTGATGGTGGCGCGTATCGCGACCGCAAGTTTCATGGCCTATGTTCTTGGGCAGATCCTTGACGTGCATGTCTTTAACCGCCTGCGTCAGCGTAGCGCGTGGTGGGTAGCTCCGACGGCTTCAACGCTGTTTGGTAATATCAGCGATACCTTGGCATTCTTCTTTATCGCGTTTTACCACAGCACAGACCCCTTCATGGCGGCTAACTGGGTTGAGATCGCGCTGGTGGACTACACGTTTAAACTGCTGATTAGCCTGATTTTCTTTCTGCCAATGTACGGCGTTATGCTTAACGTGGTTCTGAAGTATCTCTCAGCTAACCGCCAAGATCCGCATCCGCAGCTGAATTAAAAAACGTATCGCGATGCCGAGAAGCGCTTTTTCTCGGTATCGTATATTCTGATGTCCCTAAGCCTCGGAGGATGTCATGCCCGCGATTAACGTCAAACACGCCACCGTTGAAGATGTTCACCATCTTTATAACTTACTGCCCGAATTCTCCGCGTTACATAGCCTGCAAGATTTAATTAACAGACTGAATAATAAAGAAAATTGTATATTGGTCGCCTATAAAAATGAAAAACCTGTTGGTTTTAAGTTGGGTTATGCGCTTAGCGACACCACTTTCTATAGTTGGTTAGGTGGTGTACTTCCTCAATCTCGCCGCGACGGAATAGCCCAAGTCCTATTGCATACACAGGAAGATTGGGCTTTAAATCATGGGTATCAGCGTATTGAAGTGAAAACCAGAAACTGTTTTCCAGCTATGCTGATAATGCTCATAAAAAATGGCTACCAGTTATCTGAGCTAGAAGTAGCTGACAACATAGCCGATAACCGAGTCCGACTGGTGAAGTGTCTGACGCACGGAACCAATGATAAGTAGCGAAGCTACAATATGTTACTTGCATTTAGTGCACCGATAAGGTGCGATACGTTTATTGGTCAATCGAGACGTTAGGACAATAGAAGGAATTACCATGCGTAATTTAGTGAAGTTTATGGGAGTGGGGTTGCTCGTGGCAGGACTTGCCGCGTGTGATGGCCAGTCGACTGATAACACCACCTCTGCGGCCAAAGGATCTACGTCGGTAGAAGCTAGCGTACCTGCCGGAGAGAACATTAGCCTGCTCAATGGAAAAGTGACCTTTACGCTGCCGGCTGGCTTAACTGACCAAAGCGGTAAGCTAGGCTCTCAATCAAACAGCATGCATGTTTACGCGAATAAGAGCGGTCAGCAGGCGATCATTGTGATTATGGCTCCGTTACCGGCAGACAGCCTGAGCACATTGAGTGGTCGTTTGGTTGAACAACAGAAATCTCGTGATCCAAGCCTGAACGTGCTTTCCGATAAGAGCATTGAAGTGAGCGGGCAGCAAGCTCAGGAAGTGAATAGTCTGCAAACGGCCAAAGGCCAAGTTTCCTATTCCAGCATCGTACTGGCTAAAGCCGGCGATCAGTTGATGACCATGCAGGTATCTCTGCCGGGTGAAAATCAGCAGGAAGCGGCTAATATTGCCAACGGTGTGATTAACACTCTGAAGATTGCCGAGTAATTTTTTGCAAAAGCCCTCCCTGTGCAGGGAGGGCTAGAATGTTAGTTTACTACGCCGTTAACCATCTTCTGCGTAACCTGTTGCCCACTCGCATTCTGCGCGCTTAACGTGGCATTTACGCTAGGCTTAAGCGGTGCATCACCGGTCAGCACGCCTTGTAATCCTAGCTGCATATTGACGTCTCCTTTAATCGGCAACGCTGGCCATCCCCATTCAACTAGTTGATCGGCAGGGACTGCTTTCCCCTTAAGATCCAAGCTGAGCTGGCGTCCAGACTGCGTGAGCGACGCGGTGGCTTCCAAAATTCCCTTTTGTGATAACGCGCTGAGTTCAGTGACGCTAATTTGCTGGTCGTTTGCGTTCAGACTAATAGAAAGCCGTTGCAGATCGACCTTATTAAACGTTGCGCCGCTAGCGTTGAAGGTTGCTTGACCGTCCCATAGCCCAAATAGGCGGTTATGGACTAAGCGAATGTTGCTGCCAAAGCCATCCAGAGCGGTGATTTGGAAAGGAAACTCAGGGTTGATATCGACTATCAGATTTCGGCTGCTGGAGAACTTGGTGACGATCACATCGTTTAGCCAAGTCGGCAGCGGTGCTTGCCAGATATCACGCCAGTTTTGCGGTAGCGTATATTCCAAGCCAACGAGCGTAATTTCATCGAGGGTAAGTTGTTGGTTACTGCGCAACCAGCTGCCGCTTGCTCTAAGCAAACCGCCTTCCCAGCGAGTGCTTAACTGTTTTATCGCCACTCCCGCATTCGAAAGATCGGCGCTAAAGATAGGCTCAACAAAGTGCACATTGCCCACGATGATATCGTTAGCATTAAAGGCGATAGTCCCTTTATCACTTTGCCAATTGCCGTTGTTCCACGTTACACCGTTCAATTCTGCGTCTAAATCACTGAGTGCCCAGCCAGCCCCTTCCAGCTTGGCGTCGGTAATACTCATTTTTCCCAGCGTGATTGCCGGAAGTTGCTTCAGCGGCGCAAAGAAAGCGTCTAGAGATTGGCTCGTCTGCCAGTGGAGATTACTTAGGCGTAAGTTATTGATGACCCAGGTTCCATCGGCTTTGCGTATGCCGTCACCGGTGGCTTGGCCTTGGGCAAATTCAGCGCCAGCGTTGATTATTGTGAGTTGACCCTGTTTATCACTACCTTGGATCAACACGTTCTGTGCAGGAATATCATTTAGCGTTAGTTTGCCTGCGCTGAACTGAAACTGGTTGTTCTTGCCAAAGATTTGCCCTGAGACGGGCTGCCACGGTGAAACATAGCCGTTGACCTGAGACGCGTTAAGTTTTTGTTGGGGCTCATTTTGTTGCACCTGCATATTGAGCATGCGCAGGCTCTGGGCCTGAATTGGCAGTGCAGTTTGAGCCGTGGCTGAAAGTGTTAGCGATCCATTTTCGAGCGTGACGCTATCGAAATCTTTCGGTTCGGTTAGCTGGCGTACGCTGAGCGATAAACTGATTTTTTCAGCGCGTAGAAAAGGAGGCTGACCAACGTTAGCGAGCGTGACATCGTGTAATGTCATTTCAGCAGGGTCGCGAATGTCGTGGTGTATTTTTCCAAGCGACAATCGATATTGGGTATTTTCATTCACCCAAGTGCTGATGTGGCGGGCGCCCCATGTGGTTTGTGCAATCACATAAGCCACAATACTCAGCGCGATGATAATCGCGAGCAGGATTAAAAGTAGTTTTCCAATAAATTTCACGGCATTAGTCCTTCAGGCCAAAGGTACTTTAGTTTATGCCGTATTAAGTAGGATGGCTCAAGGGATGAAATGTAAACACCAATAAAAAAGCCGAATGCAGAAACATCCGACCTTTTTCAGCCATTTATGCGGTGTTAATCTTCGTGTGGGAAAACCAGATTTAAGACAATGGCAGTAATACCGCCAGCCGCAATGCCTGAAGACAGCAGAGTTTTCATCCAATCCGGCGCGAATTGTAAAATCAACGGCTGCTGAGAAACCCCTAAACCAACGGCTAAAGAGAGCGCCATAATCATAATGGCGCGGCGGTTTAATGGTTCACGCGAGACAATACGCACGCCCGATGCTGCGATAGTGCCGAACATGACGATGGTAGCGCCTCCCAGAACGGGTTCAGGGATGTGCTGTACAAAACCCGCCACCGCAGGGAACAGACCTAAAACAATCAGCATGAGGGCGACCACAAAGCCCACATAGCGGCTTGCGACACCGGTTAGCTGGATAACGCCGTTATTCTGCCCAAAGCAGGAGTTAGGGAAGGTATTAAATACCGCCGACAGCATCGAATTCAGCCCGTTGGCGAGAACGCCCCCCTTCAGTCGCTTCATGTAGAGCGGGCCAGAAACGGGCTGCTCGGATACGTCAGAGGTCGCCGTAATATCGCCGATGGTCTCTAAGGACGTCACCATAAAGACCAGCATCAGCGGGATCAGCAGATTCCAGTCAATGCCCAAGCCATAATAGAGCGGCGTTGGCACCATCAGCAGCGAGGTGGTTTTTTCCATATTGCTGGTGTCTGGCAGCATCCCCATCGCCCACGCCAACGCGTAGCCAACGGCCATGGCGATCACCAGTGAAGAGACACGCAGATAAGGGTTGCGCTGGCGGTTAAGCAAAATAATGACCACCAGAACTGAACCGGCTAGCATCAAATTACCCGGCGCACCAAAGGTGTGATCGTTCATGGCGCTGTAGCCACCGCCAATAGAAACCAAGCCGACCTGAATCAGCGATAAACCGATGATCATGACCACCACACCAGAGACTAATGGCGTAATAATTCGGCGTGCTAGGTGCAAGAAACGCGACAGGATAATCTCGGTGCAGGAAGCCAGCATTAGCGTTCCAAACAGCGTTGCCATCATCGTTGGGATATCAGCGCCGCCGTTTTTCAACGCCATTCCGCCCATAATCAGAGGGCTAACAAAGTTAAAGCTCGTTCCCTGAATAGACAACAAACCCGAACCCACAGGGCCCCAGGTTTTAATTTGCAAGATAGACGCCAGCCCTGAGGCAAATAGCGACATGCTGATAATGTGTTGCGTGTCCTGTGCTGGAAGACCTAATGCCTGACAAATCAGTAGTGCGGGCGTAATAACCGCCACAAACATGGCGAGTAAATGTTGGCAGGCAGCGAAAAGGGTTTGCGGGAGAGGTGGACGGTCTTCGAGACGATATATCAGCTCACTTTTGGTTGGCGCGGTAGCGCTAGGCTTCGCGATTGAAGAGTGAACTTGGTCGAACTCAGTGGATGGCGTGGTCATAATCCATATTCCAGAAGCAACAATGCACGCATTTTAATGATAGTCGTCACAAAAGCAATCGGTTGCGCATAAATTTACCTAAAAAGGATGAGACTTTTGGATCGCATTTTTTGCTAAAGAAACTTGCCCAAGAGTTACGTTTTGCTTTCTAATTAAGCGTTTATCATTTTTAGATAACAGAGAGAAAATTATAATTATTTGAAATAAATACAATTATTACATGGAGTAATAAAATGATTCATCTGGACGTATACGGTACGCTAGTCGCGGCGACCTTGGTGCTTCTGCTCGGGCGCCAAATGGTACAAAAAATCCCTTTCCTAACGAAATACACGATTCCTGAACCCGTTGCTGGCGGCTTGCTGGTGGCGCTCGGTTTCCTGTTGCTTAAACAAACCACGGGCTTTGAGGTCAGTTTTGACATGTCCCTCAAAGATCCGTTGATGCTCGCCTTTTTTGCCACCATCGGCCTTAACGCAAACTTAGCGAGTTTGAAAAAAGGCGGCAAAGCGTTAAGCATTTTTGTTTTTGTCGTTGTGGGGTTACTGCTGGTACAAAACGCCATTGGTATTGGCATGGCGAAAATGCTGGGGCTTGATCCTCTGATGGGATTATTGGCGGGCTCGATTACTTTGTCCGGTGGACACGGTACGGGCGCGGCATGGAGTAAAGTTTTCAGCGAACGCTACGGGTTTGAGAATGCGACTGAAGTGGCCATGGCATGTGCCACCTTTGGTTTGGTGCTTGGTGGATTGATTGGCGGGCCAGTGGCTCGTTATTTAGTGAAGCATTCGTCTACGCCCAACGGAACGCCGGACGATACAGAAGTCCCCACCGCGTTTGAGAAACCCTATAGCGGCCGTATGATCACGTCGCTGGTGTTAATTGAAACGCTGGCTTTGATTGCGATCTGTTTAACCGTAGGTCATGTCATCGCTGATTTCCTCCGCGGGACGACATTTGAGCTGCCAACGTTTGTCTGCGTATTGTTCGTTGGGGTTGTGCTGAGCAATACGATGCATGCGGTTGGTTTCTATCGCGTGTTTGAGCGTGCGGTATCGGTGCTCGGAAACGTGAGTTTGTCGCTGTTCTTGGCTATGGCGTTGATGAGCTTAAAACTGTGGGAACTTGCTTCTCTGGCGCTGCCGATGTTGGCCATTTTGCTGGTTCAAACGCTGGTGATGGCGCTGTACGCTATTTTTGTTACCTATCGAATTATGGGCAAAAACTATGATGCAGCGGTGCTAGCCGCAGGCCATTGCGGTTTTGGCTTAGGCGCAACGCCAACGGCGATTGCTAACATGCAGGCGATTACCGATCGTTTCGGCCCGTCGCATTTGGCTTTCCTGGTAGTACCTATGGTTGGTGCGTTCTTTATCGATATCGTTAATGCGATTGTGATCAAGCTGTACCTGATGCTGCCGGTATTTCCTGCGGTGATGGGGTAGTTTTCGGCTATCGCGATCTGACCCCAACCCAACCCTCCCCTTCGTAGGGTTGGGTTGGGGCTTTACACGAGACTATGCGTTGGTATATCGGCTGCGTTCAGGCAGCCAGCGCTCGATAAGTGCCTGCGCATGTTCTGGGTAGTTTTGATGAATATGGCGTGCAATGCGCTGAACTTCAGGGATAAGCGCCTGATCGCGTAACAAGTCAGCTACCTTAAACTCAGCGCTACCGGTCTGTTTGGTCCCTAATAGCTCACCGGGGCCACGAATTTCTAAGTCTCGTTGAGCAATCACGAAGCCATCATTGCTATCACGTAATACCTGTAGACGTTTTTGCGCGGTTTGGCTCAGAGGTGTTTTATAAAGCAGAACACAGTGTGATGCGACGGCACCGCGCCCGACGCGGCCACGCAGCTGATGTAACTGCGCCAAACCCAATCGCTCAGGGTTTTCAATGATCATCAGGCTGGCGTTAGGCACGTCAACGCCAACTTCGATTACAGTAGTGGCGACCAGCAACTGAGTTTCACCCGCCTTAAATGCCCGCATCACTTCCTGTTTTTCTGCCGCTTTCATACGCCCATGTACTAACGCGACCTTAATTTCAGGCAGAAGTAGCTTGAGCTCTTCTGCGGTCGCCTCTGCGGCCTGAGCTTCCAGCATCTCTGATTCTTCAATCAGCGTGCAGACCCAATAAGCCTGTCGGCCCTCTTTTATACAGGCATTTTTAACGCGTTCAATGACATCGGCGCGGC comes from the Hafnia alvei genome and includes:
- the glyS gene encoding glycine--tRNA ligase subunit beta, which produces MTQQTFLVEIGTEELPPKALRSLAESFAANFTAELDNADLAHGEVTWFAAPRRLALKVAALHESQPDREIEKRGPAIAQAFDAEGKPTKAAEGWARGCGITVDQAERLTSDKGEWLLFRAHQKGQSAQQLLPTLVTNALGKLPIPKLMRWGDNDTQFVRPVHTVTLLLGSEVIPATILGVQSDRVIRGHRFMGEQQFTIDNAEQYPQILMERGKVIADYATRKAIIKRDAELAAQKIGGIADMSESLLEEVTSLVEWPVVLTAKFEEKFLAVPAEALVYTMKGDQKYFPVYDAAGKLLPNFIFVTNIESKDPQQIISGNEKVVRPRLADAEFFFKTDRKQRLEDNLPRLETVLFQQQLGTLRDKTNRIEALSGWVAEQIGADVNLATRAGLLSKCDLMTNMVFEFTDTQGVMGMHYARHDGENEEVAVALNEQYQPRFAGDALPDSLVACSVAIADKMDTLAGIFGIGQHPKGDKDPFALRRAALGVLRIIVEKKLPLDLVTLTEEAARLYGQKLTNANVVDDVVEFMLGRFRAWYQEEGHSVDTIQAVLARRPTKPADFDARVKAVSHFRTLPEAAALAAANKRVSNILAKSTEVLGDHVHASVLKEAAEIKLATHLVVLRDKLEPLFAEGRYQEALSELAALREPVDNFFEQVMVMADDEQVRINRLTLLSKLRDLFLQVADISVLQ
- the glyQ gene encoding glycine--tRNA ligase subunit alpha, which codes for MQKFDTKTFQGLILTLQDYWARQGCTIVQPLDMEVGAGTSHPMTCLRALGPEPMATAYVQPSRRPTDGRYGENPNRLQHYYQFQVVIKPSPENIQELYLGSLKELGLDPLVNDIRFVEDNWENPTLGAWGLGWEVWLNGMEVTQFTYFQQVGGLECKPVTGEITYGLERLAMYIQGVDSVYDLVWSDGPLGKTTYGDVFHQNEVEQSTYNFEYADVDFLFSCFEQYEKEAKILLELEKPLPLPAYERILKAAHSFNLLDARKAISVTERQRYILRIRTLTKAVAEAYYASREALGFPMCKKSDDSKLENI
- a CDS encoding autotransporter domain-containing protein, whose translation is MIRPLASVFLVSCTLLSLPALSYDLKDVFVNNNSSSDIVPLDRASTSIEPGFSTHWVGSNSLASAALNPTTQQQVGSLGWRLDSNLELFTPYAEISYQRLSSNESYKQVGEFSAPQNLFSREIPNQEAHWVDVTVGANIPLTDYIAAFAELSQTNRLNNSEQFMYNIGVSANF
- a CDS encoding DNA-3-methyladenine glycosylase I, producing the protein MSQTFEDKKIRCGWVSSDPLYISYHDNEWGQPVYDDAHLFELLCLEGQQAGLSWITVLKKRENYRNAFHHFDPRKVAAMTDEDIDALMQDAGLIRHRLKLDAIVVNARAYMKMQQEGEDFSQFLWSFTEGKPQLNRPETLANVPAKTEISDVMSKALKKKGFKFIGSTICYAFMQASGMVNDHVKTCFCGKH
- a CDS encoding N-acetyltransferase, with amino-acid sequence MIRPAVKQDMPAIMALWLVSTTEAHPFISAQYWRESEVVVRDTYLPNALTWVAEDKGEIIGFISVLEQQFIGALFVDKRYHGKGVGQLLMMHVKMIFPQLMLEVYLENHRALRFYQHEGFQTQDTQFNEDTQHQTAIMLWEKTPGAWLED
- a CDS encoding OmpA family lipoprotein; translated protein: MSKSRFCIAGAVCAALLLSGCTTNPYTGESEAGKSGVGAGLGALVGAGVGVLSSSKHDRGKGALIGAAAGAALGGGAGYYMDVQESKLRDKMRGTGVSVTRQGDNIVLNMPNNVTFDSSSSTLKPAGANTLTGVAMVLKEYPKTAVNVVGYTDSTGSQDLNMRLSQQRADSVASSLIVQGVEASRVRTQGMGPANPIASNSTTEGKAQNRRVEITLSPM